From a region of the Chitinophaga caseinilytica genome:
- the phnY gene encoding phosphonoacetaldehyde dehydrogenase, producing MSNTIAPDATLSLTGYIAGEPVISAQKLEVRSPYNGRLAGTVSLATRKDTEAAIVAGLSANVKQTRYERFAVLDKARQLLEERKEEFARLITSEAGLALREARYEVGRARDVLHFAALESLKDDGQIFSCDISPQGKARKIFTTREPLSLAVAITPFNHPLNQVAHKIAPAIATGTPVILKPSEKTPLTAVRFVELLYEAGLPPAMLSVLLGPTAEVAEVLVTDPRVELVSFTGSVAVGKIIAKQAGYKKVILELGGNDPLIILEDADMELAVTLAAEGAYRNSGQRCTAVKRILVQESIHDAFVEKLIEKTKEYLAGDPELPETRVGTVIDEPAAKYLEDVVNKAVAQGAKVRIGGRRTGALLEPTVITDVPRDAQMVVQESFGPLAPVMKVKNLEDAIELANGTAFGLSSGIVTKDMEKALHAVKNLRMGTVNINEVPGYRIESSPFGGIKDSGLGIKEGVIEAMKCFTYVKTFSLPW from the coding sequence ATGTCAAACACCATTGCACCAGACGCAACTTTGTCGCTCACAGGATACATCGCCGGCGAACCCGTCATTTCCGCGCAGAAACTGGAAGTGCGCAGCCCGTACAACGGCCGCCTGGCCGGAACGGTATCGCTGGCTACCCGGAAAGACACCGAAGCTGCCATCGTAGCCGGACTTTCCGCCAACGTAAAACAAACGCGCTACGAACGCTTCGCGGTGCTCGATAAGGCACGGCAGCTGCTCGAGGAACGTAAAGAGGAATTTGCCCGGCTGATCACTTCCGAAGCGGGGCTCGCCCTCCGCGAGGCACGCTATGAAGTGGGCCGCGCGCGGGATGTGCTGCACTTCGCGGCATTGGAATCGCTCAAAGACGACGGACAGATCTTCTCCTGCGACATTTCCCCGCAGGGCAAGGCCCGCAAAATATTCACTACGCGTGAGCCGTTGTCGCTCGCGGTGGCCATCACGCCCTTCAACCACCCGCTGAACCAGGTGGCGCACAAGATCGCGCCGGCCATTGCCACGGGAACGCCCGTCATCCTGAAGCCTTCCGAAAAAACGCCGCTTACGGCCGTTCGTTTCGTGGAGCTGCTGTACGAAGCAGGATTGCCGCCGGCCATGCTGAGCGTATTGCTCGGGCCTACGGCGGAAGTGGCGGAAGTGCTGGTGACAGACCCGCGCGTGGAGCTCGTGTCCTTCACCGGCAGCGTGGCGGTGGGAAAGATCATCGCGAAGCAGGCAGGATATAAGAAAGTGATCCTCGAACTGGGCGGCAACGATCCGCTGATCATCCTCGAAGACGCGGATATGGAGCTTGCTGTAACCCTCGCTGCCGAAGGCGCGTACCGCAACTCCGGTCAGCGTTGTACCGCGGTGAAGCGCATCCTCGTGCAGGAAAGCATTCACGATGCGTTCGTGGAAAAACTGATCGAAAAAACGAAGGAATACCTGGCCGGCGATCCCGAATTGCCCGAAACGCGCGTTGGTACGGTGATCGACGAGCCCGCGGCAAAATATCTCGAAGACGTGGTGAACAAAGCCGTGGCCCAGGGCGCGAAAGTGCGCATCGGCGGCCGCAGGACCGGCGCGCTCCTCGAACCTACCGTTATCACCGACGTTCCCCGCGACGCGCAAATGGTTGTACAGGAATCTTTCGGTCCGCTGGCGCCCGTCATGAAAGTCAAAAACCTTGAAGACGCCATCGAGCTGGCCAATGGTACGGCTTTCGGGCTTTCCTCCGGTATTGTTACAAAAGACATGGAAAAGGCGCTCCACGCGGTGAAAAATCTCCGCATGGGAACGGTCAACATCAACGAAGTGCCCGGTTACCGGATCGAAAGCTCGCCCTTCGGCGGCATCAAGGATTCCGGTTTGGGCATCAAGGAAGGAGTGATCGAAGCCATGAAATGCTTCACATACGTCAAAACATTTTCACTGCCCTGGTAG
- the phnA gene encoding phosphonoacetate hydrolase, protein MSISTRSFTVNGKTYTPPAQPVVVICLDGSADEYLDITLAHDRMPNLKKMTLSGYRGMVRGALPSFTNVNNSSIVTGVTPAVHGICGNFFYDTDRKEEVMMNSAEYLRSETILAAAANAGRKVAVVTAKEKLRDILSHKMTGIAFSAEKANQAQEATHGIGNVETVLGLPTPAIYSADASLFVLRAGVALIEKGLADFLYLSLTDYMQHTFAPEDGPSLAFYEAIDHELGRLLAAGAVIGATADHGMNAKQKADGTPNVLYVETMLTEKFGPGFRVICPITDPYVKHHGALGSYVAVHLPEGVSETEVAGWLQAQPGITEVHNKDMAVHLLEQPADRIADLVVLSARDVVVGRTPAHHDLSALDSGLRSHGGRYEEMVPLLISHPLKAAYRSKAGGDPRNFDVFDFTVNGTTLN, encoded by the coding sequence ATGTCAATTTCCACCCGATCCTTCACCGTAAACGGCAAAACCTACACACCTCCGGCGCAACCGGTAGTCGTAATCTGCCTCGACGGCTCCGCCGATGAATACCTCGATATCACCCTGGCACACGACCGTATGCCCAACCTGAAAAAAATGACCCTTTCGGGCTACCGGGGCATGGTCCGCGGCGCATTGCCGTCGTTCACCAACGTCAACAACTCCTCCATCGTAACGGGCGTAACGCCGGCTGTGCACGGCATTTGCGGGAATTTCTTCTATGACACCGACCGTAAAGAGGAAGTGATGATGAACTCCGCGGAATACCTCCGCTCCGAAACCATCCTCGCCGCCGCCGCCAACGCCGGCCGCAAGGTAGCGGTGGTTACCGCCAAGGAAAAACTCCGCGACATCCTCAGCCATAAAATGACCGGCATCGCGTTTTCCGCCGAAAAAGCCAACCAAGCACAGGAAGCTACCCATGGCATTGGCAACGTCGAAACCGTGCTCGGCCTCCCCACCCCCGCGATCTATAGCGCAGACGCCAGCCTCTTCGTGCTCCGCGCCGGCGTTGCCCTCATCGAAAAAGGCCTCGCCGATTTTCTCTACCTCTCGCTGACCGACTACATGCAACATACCTTCGCGCCGGAGGATGGTCCCTCGCTGGCGTTCTACGAAGCCATCGACCATGAGCTGGGAAGGCTCCTGGCCGCAGGGGCCGTTATCGGCGCCACGGCAGACCATGGCATGAACGCCAAACAGAAGGCAGACGGCACGCCCAACGTGCTGTACGTAGAAACCATGCTCACCGAGAAATTCGGCCCCGGCTTCCGCGTGATCTGCCCCATCACCGACCCTTACGTGAAACACCATGGCGCCCTCGGTTCCTACGTGGCCGTTCACCTGCCCGAAGGTGTGAGCGAAACGGAAGTGGCCGGCTGGCTGCAGGCGCAACCCGGTATCACCGAAGTGCATAATAAAGACATGGCCGTTCACCTGCTGGAGCAACCCGCAGACCGCATCGCCGACCTGGTGGTGCTTTCCGCCCGCGACGTTGTGGTAGGCCGCACCCCCGCGCATCACGACCTCTCCGCGCTCGACTCCGGCCTGCGCTCGCATGGCGGCCGTTATGAGGAAATGGTGCCCCTGCTCATTTCGCACCCGCTCAAAGCCGCCTACCGCAGCAAAGCCGGCGGCGACCCCCGCAACTTCGACGTTTTCGATTTTACCGTAAACGGTACAACGCTCAATTAA
- a CDS encoding SusC/RagA family TonB-linked outer membrane protein: MHYILQPLLRVALLALILALPCIPAWAQTLVSGKVVSEDSQPVPGVTVKVKGGNTGTVTDADGKFSISCASDAVLVFSSLGFLRQEVPVAGQSSLSVTLATDKKSLDEVVVTALGIKKEKKAVGFSVQEVKGADLVKAREPNAVNSLSGKVSGLLIASNPNLFGNPDIRLRGVKPLIVVDGVPISSDSWNLSPDDIESYSVLKGPTASALYGSRGVNGAIQITTKRGTSGTRVDFNTSQQLQAGYNAIPETQNDYGPGDYGEYAFGDGKGGGINDVDYNQWGPKFNVKDPSTASGWKELPQFDSPIDPATGKPIPTPWLQRGPNNLRNFLRNGFLSTANVAVSSRNEKTDIRLSASHTYQRGQVPNTHVNITNVNLAGGVNFTDRLRVDVNINYNKQYTPNFPNLAYGPNSFIYYLTIWGGADFDVRDLKNYWQKGKEGIQQYNFEYFRYNNPWFIANEWLRGYYKDDVYGYISANYKIAKNFNAMLRTHINTSNLYESNKLPYSAGAYEANLKGKYREWWTYNFENNTDFLLTYDKDFGRHFELSAHAGANLRTLNTRNIYGETADLLIPMWYNFENTSEQRKPTNYTATQQVGSAYASVDLSYRNYLFLGLTGRMDHSSTLPLSNNTYFYPSVSLSGIVSEMVKLPEVINYWKVRGSWARVGADLSIYSNIANYTLGTRWANMPSAYYADKIFNDQIKPYFSTSFEVGTDMRLLKNRLGLDVAYYRAVDGPQVFDNPVSETSGYLSKKLNGLKYMRRGVEVTLNGTPVSSGKFKWDVMVNWTTYKPYLQEIYGDQQKLGYIKVGERSDAYYTTDFYRSPDGKIVYGSNGLPVKDPLPKKVGYFTPDWFGGLSNTFTLGDWRFSFLLDGRVGGKTLNYVNQKLWQGGRHPDAGPAEREKDALRDPVTGKPIPHWTGDGVIVTKGELKRDGDGNVISDTREFATNTNKTTFQDWAYNLMGAEISNVIDQTFVKLRDVTLTYNLPASKLSRTPFKSANVSFVARNLMYFTKYKNIDLDQFIEGNNGLQTPSVKSYGINLNFSF; this comes from the coding sequence ATGCATTACATTTTACAACCACTTCTCAGGGTAGCCCTCCTGGCGCTCATCCTCGCGCTGCCATGCATCCCCGCATGGGCGCAAACACTGGTTTCGGGCAAGGTCGTGTCCGAAGACAGTCAGCCGGTCCCCGGCGTCACCGTTAAAGTCAAAGGCGGAAACACCGGCACCGTCACCGACGCCGACGGCAAATTCTCCATCAGCTGCGCGTCCGACGCCGTGCTCGTTTTCTCTTCGCTCGGGTTCCTCCGGCAGGAAGTACCCGTGGCAGGACAATCCTCCCTTTCCGTAACCCTCGCCACCGACAAAAAATCGCTCGATGAAGTTGTGGTAACGGCCCTCGGCATCAAGAAAGAAAAGAAAGCCGTCGGTTTTTCCGTGCAGGAAGTAAAAGGGGCCGACCTCGTGAAAGCCCGTGAGCCCAATGCCGTCAACTCCCTCTCGGGCAAAGTGTCTGGCCTGCTCATCGCTTCCAATCCCAACCTCTTCGGCAACCCAGACATCCGCCTCCGCGGCGTGAAACCGCTTATCGTCGTAGACGGGGTGCCCATCAGCTCCGATTCCTGGAACCTCAGTCCGGACGACATCGAGTCGTATTCCGTGCTCAAAGGCCCCACAGCCTCCGCGCTCTACGGCTCCCGCGGTGTGAACGGCGCCATCCAGATCACCACCAAGCGCGGCACCTCCGGCACCCGCGTCGATTTCAACACCAGCCAGCAATTGCAGGCCGGGTACAACGCCATCCCCGAAACCCAGAACGATTACGGCCCCGGCGATTACGGCGAATATGCCTTCGGCGACGGTAAAGGCGGCGGCATCAACGACGTGGACTACAACCAGTGGGGCCCGAAATTCAACGTGAAAGACCCTTCCACCGCCAGCGGATGGAAAGAGCTCCCCCAATTCGACAGTCCCATCGATCCCGCCACCGGCAAACCCATTCCCACGCCCTGGCTGCAGCGCGGGCCCAACAACCTCCGCAACTTCCTCCGCAACGGTTTCCTGTCTACCGCCAACGTAGCCGTATCGTCGAGGAACGAAAAAACGGACATCCGACTTTCAGCTTCACATACCTACCAGCGCGGCCAGGTGCCCAACACCCACGTCAACATCACCAACGTGAACCTGGCGGGCGGCGTGAATTTCACGGACCGGTTGCGGGTAGACGTGAACATCAATTACAACAAACAATACACGCCCAACTTTCCCAACCTGGCGTATGGCCCCAACAGCTTCATTTACTATCTGACCATCTGGGGTGGCGCCGATTTCGACGTGCGCGACCTGAAGAACTACTGGCAGAAAGGGAAAGAGGGCATCCAGCAGTACAACTTCGAGTATTTCCGCTACAACAACCCCTGGTTCATCGCCAACGAATGGTTGCGCGGATATTATAAAGACGATGTGTACGGCTACATTTCCGCGAACTACAAGATCGCGAAGAACTTCAATGCCATGCTGCGCACGCATATCAATACCAGCAACCTCTACGAAAGCAACAAGCTCCCCTATTCCGCCGGCGCCTACGAAGCCAACCTGAAAGGGAAGTACCGCGAATGGTGGACGTACAACTTTGAGAACAATACCGATTTCCTGTTGACGTACGACAAGGACTTCGGCCGTCACTTCGAGCTGTCGGCCCACGCCGGCGCCAACCTCCGGACGCTGAACACCCGGAACATCTACGGGGAAACGGCTGACCTGCTCATCCCGATGTGGTACAACTTCGAGAACACCAGCGAGCAGCGCAAGCCCACCAACTATACCGCCACGCAGCAAGTGGGAAGCGCCTATGCTTCGGTAGACCTTTCGTACCGGAACTATCTCTTCCTCGGCCTTACCGGCAGGATGGACCACTCTTCCACCTTGCCCCTCAGCAACAACACGTATTTCTACCCCTCCGTATCGCTGAGCGGCATCGTGTCCGAAATGGTGAAACTGCCTGAAGTGATCAACTACTGGAAAGTGCGCGGATCCTGGGCGCGCGTGGGCGCAGACCTTTCCATCTATTCCAACATCGCCAACTACACCCTCGGCACCCGCTGGGCCAACATGCCTTCCGCTTATTATGCCGACAAAATCTTCAACGACCAGATCAAGCCGTATTTCAGTACCTCTTTCGAAGTGGGAACGGACATGCGCCTGCTGAAAAACAGGCTCGGGTTGGATGTGGCGTATTACCGCGCGGTGGATGGCCCGCAGGTGTTCGATAATCCCGTTTCCGAGACTTCCGGCTACCTGTCGAAAAAACTGAACGGCCTGAAGTATATGCGCCGCGGCGTGGAAGTGACGCTGAACGGAACACCCGTTTCCTCCGGGAAATTCAAGTGGGACGTGATGGTGAACTGGACAACCTACAAGCCTTATCTGCAGGAGATTTACGGCGACCAGCAGAAGCTGGGCTACATCAAGGTTGGCGAGCGCTCCGACGCTTATTACACCACCGATTTCTACCGCTCGCCCGACGGGAAGATCGTGTATGGCAGCAATGGTCTGCCGGTGAAAGATCCGCTGCCGAAGAAAGTAGGATATTTTACGCCCGACTGGTTCGGCGGCCTCAGCAATACCTTCACTTTGGGCGACTGGCGGTTCTCTTTCCTGCTCGACGGGCGCGTTGGCGGCAAAACGCTGAACTACGTGAACCAGAAACTCTGGCAGGGCGGCCGTCACCCAGACGCCGGGCCTGCCGAAAGGGAGAAAGACGCGCTCCGCGACCCCGTTACCGGGAAACCGATCCCGCACTGGACGGGCGATGGCGTGATCGTGACCAAAGGGGAACTGAAGCGCGACGGCGACGGCAACGTGATCTCCGATACCCGGGAATTTGCGACCAATACCAATAAGACCACGTTCCAGGACTGGGCTTACAACCTCATGGGGGCCGAGATTTCCAACGTCATCGATCAGACCTTCGTGAAGCTCCGCGATGTTACGCTCACCTACAACCTGCCGGCCAGCAAGCTGTCGCGGACGCCGTTCAAATCCGCCAACGTATCGTTCGTGGCGCGGAACCTCATGTATTTCACCAAGTACAAGAACATCGACCTCGACCAGTTCATCGAAGGCAACAACGGATTGCAGACGCCTTCCGTGAAAAGCTATGGCATCAACCTGAATTTTTCCTTCTGA
- a CDS encoding 2-aminoethylphosphonate--pyruvate transaminase, which produces MKKLLFTPGPLTTSHSVKAAAMEDMGSRDAAFVTTVKEIREALPVLGHVSKEEGYETVLMQGSGTFGVESVISSTIGENDHLLVLSNGAYGERIVKMCAIHKLPHTVLRFEEDEITDPAAVRRQLEQAPHITHVACIHSETTTGLFNPIEAIGAICAELGKTFIVDAMSSFGGVEIDIRKAHIQFLVSSSNKCIEGIPGFAFVIAEKVALLKTKGQARSLSLDLYEQWNGLETNGQFRFTPPTLSIMAFRQAMRELEEEGGIPAREARYRKNKETLDKGMEALGFVQYLRPEIQGHIITSFLYPNDPSFQFEAFYQALSDRNFVIYPGKLSKTNAFRIGNIGQIFPEDVSALVQAIGEIMQKEAALSK; this is translated from the coding sequence ATGAAGAAACTGTTATTCACACCCGGCCCGCTCACCACTTCGCACTCCGTAAAAGCCGCAGCCATGGAAGATATGGGCTCGCGCGACGCCGCGTTCGTGACCACCGTGAAAGAGATCCGCGAAGCATTGCCGGTACTGGGCCATGTGTCGAAAGAAGAAGGGTATGAAACCGTGCTGATGCAGGGCTCCGGCACCTTCGGCGTGGAAAGCGTCATCAGCAGCACCATCGGCGAAAACGATCACCTCCTGGTTTTGAGCAACGGCGCTTACGGCGAGCGCATCGTAAAAATGTGCGCCATCCACAAACTGCCGCACACCGTGCTCCGCTTCGAAGAAGACGAAATAACAGACCCCGCCGCCGTGCGCCGCCAGCTGGAACAGGCGCCCCACATCACGCATGTGGCCTGCATCCACAGCGAAACCACTACCGGGCTTTTCAATCCCATCGAAGCCATCGGCGCCATTTGCGCGGAGCTCGGCAAAACGTTCATCGTAGATGCCATGAGCAGCTTCGGCGGCGTGGAGATCGACATCCGCAAGGCTCATATCCAGTTCCTCGTATCCTCATCCAACAAATGCATCGAAGGCATTCCCGGGTTCGCGTTCGTGATCGCGGAAAAAGTTGCGCTCCTCAAAACGAAAGGCCAGGCGCGCAGCCTCAGCCTCGATCTGTATGAACAATGGAACGGCCTCGAAACGAACGGACAATTCCGCTTCACCCCGCCCACGCTCAGCATCATGGCTTTCCGCCAGGCGATGCGCGAACTGGAGGAAGAAGGCGGCATCCCCGCACGCGAGGCGCGCTACCGCAAAAACAAGGAAACGCTCGACAAGGGGATGGAAGCCCTCGGCTTCGTGCAGTACCTGCGCCCGGAAATCCAGGGGCACATCATCACGTCGTTCCTCTATCCCAACGATCCCTCCTTCCAATTCGAAGCATTCTACCAGGCACTGAGCGATCGCAACTTCGTCATCTATCCCGGCAAACTGAGCAAAACCAACGCTTTCCGCATCGGCAACATCGGCCAGATCTTCCCGGAAGACGTTTCCGCGCTCGTGCAGGCCATCGGTGAGATCATGCAAAAAGAAGCTGCTCTTTCCAAATAA
- a CDS encoding DUF5690 family protein, whose translation MIHKRLQQPSGIFFIAWCLLASFGTYFCMYAFRKPFNTGLYEGLTLFGLGYKTVLIIAQVMGYMVSKFAGIKIISELRPEQRIRLVACLIGFALLALLGFALVPYPYNFFFLFLNGLPLGMVWGVIFSFLEGRRFTEILGMGLSISIIAASGILKTIYLEIQSLLPWITEFWMPFVIGLLFIPLTCLFIWMLSVIPAPSETDKLLRAERAPMTPADKSDIVRNFWPGLLCILLIYCLLTTLRDFRDNFSVEIWNEIGGNHWSRGILAQTELISTVIVVACVSCLSLIRNNIRGLWATKGLIAIGILMTGASTLLYHRQAIGPYSWMLTLGTGLFLAYIPIQVALFERLIALFKLKANAGFFVYGCDAIGYLGSVGLLLYREFFMKDLRWSRVLMQFSYLLCFACLALLITAFVYFNRKHGIRNLFRKTEAPVTPNLHNFTIHL comes from the coding sequence ATGATCCACAAAAGGCTTCAACAACCGTCGGGCATATTTTTCATCGCCTGGTGCCTCCTTGCCTCCTTCGGCACGTATTTCTGTATGTATGCATTCCGGAAGCCCTTTAATACCGGGCTTTATGAGGGGCTGACCCTGTTCGGGCTGGGGTACAAAACGGTGCTGATCATCGCGCAGGTAATGGGGTATATGGTCTCCAAGTTCGCCGGCATCAAGATAATTTCAGAATTGCGCCCGGAGCAGCGCATCCGGCTGGTGGCGTGCCTGATCGGGTTTGCATTGCTGGCGCTGCTGGGGTTCGCGCTCGTTCCCTATCCCTATAATTTCTTCTTCCTTTTCCTCAACGGCCTCCCCCTGGGGATGGTCTGGGGCGTCATCTTCAGCTTCCTGGAAGGCCGCCGCTTCACGGAGATCCTGGGCATGGGGCTCAGCATTTCCATCATCGCCGCCTCCGGCATCCTGAAAACCATTTACCTGGAGATACAATCGCTGCTCCCGTGGATCACCGAATTCTGGATGCCCTTCGTCATCGGCCTCCTGTTTATCCCGCTCACCTGCCTGTTCATCTGGATGCTCTCCGTCATCCCCGCCCCCAGCGAAACGGATAAGCTCCTCCGCGCTGAGCGCGCACCCATGACCCCGGCCGATAAGTCAGACATCGTACGGAACTTCTGGCCCGGGCTGCTCTGCATCCTCCTTATCTATTGCCTGCTCACCACCCTCCGCGATTTCCGCGACAATTTCAGCGTGGAAATCTGGAACGAGATCGGCGGCAACCACTGGAGCCGCGGCATCCTCGCACAAACGGAGCTCATCAGCACGGTGATCGTAGTGGCCTGCGTGTCTTGCCTGTCGCTCATCCGTAATAATATCCGTGGATTGTGGGCCACCAAGGGCCTTATCGCGATCGGCATCCTCATGACAGGCGCCAGCACACTGCTCTACCACCGCCAGGCCATCGGCCCCTACAGCTGGATGCTGACGCTGGGCACAGGACTGTTCCTCGCATACATCCCCATCCAGGTGGCACTGTTCGAAAGGCTGATCGCGCTGTTCAAACTGAAAGCCAACGCCGGATTTTTCGTGTACGGCTGCGACGCCATCGGATACCTCGGCAGTGTGGGACTTTTGCTCTACCGTGAGTTTTTCATGAAAGACCTCCGCTGGAGCCGCGTGCTCATGCAGTTCAGCTACCTGCTCTGCTTCGCCTGTCTTGCCCTGTTAATCACCGCTTTCGTATATTTCAACCGCAAACACGGCATCCGCAACCTCTTCCGCAAAACGGAAGCGCCCGTAACGCCGAACCTGCACAACTTTACAATACATTTATGA
- a CDS encoding helix-turn-helix domain-containing protein — MQEDIIIQISNKIKEKRKAKGITVQELANKADVSKGLISQIENNRTVPSLLVLVNIIRALNLDMNEFFNDINQQKQAAKVLIIKKDQYQHFEKENAKGFLYKRVLTRNIKGGPTDVVLLELKPGARRNQIVKTDAYEYKYVISGTVEYLINNEKYILEAGDSIFFDGRLGHKPSNVGDDTALLLVIYFFQEGEK, encoded by the coding sequence ATGCAGGAAGACATCATCATTCAGATCAGCAATAAAATCAAGGAAAAACGGAAGGCGAAAGGCATTACGGTGCAGGAACTGGCCAATAAAGCAGACGTGAGCAAAGGCCTCATTTCCCAGATCGAGAACAACCGCACCGTTCCCTCCCTGCTCGTGCTCGTCAATATCATCCGGGCCCTCAACCTGGACATGAACGAGTTTTTCAACGACATCAACCAGCAAAAACAAGCGGCCAAGGTCCTCATCATCAAAAAAGACCAATACCAGCACTTCGAAAAGGAAAACGCGAAAGGATTCCTCTATAAAAGGGTCCTCACCCGTAACATCAAAGGCGGCCCCACAGACGTAGTGCTCCTCGAACTGAAACCCGGCGCCCGCCGCAACCAGATCGTGAAAACGGACGCCTACGAATACAAATACGTGATCTCAGGCACCGTGGAATACCTCATCAACAACGAAAAATACATCCTCGAAGCCGGCGATTCCATCTTCTTCGACGGCCGCCTCGGCCATAAACCCTCCAATGTGGGCGACGATACCGCCCTGCTCCTCGTAATTTATTTCTTCCAGGAAGGGGAAAAATAA
- a CDS encoding DUF3237 domain-containing protein, with translation MQKFIITLFILSTCIQQQLFSQELKSEFIFDFELELSAPQMVGKVLPGTRVIYPVNGGTVKGKVNGKVLPGGGEWGIVADSLTFKMDVRATIQTDDGALIYIAYKGYLFADAKTNAVIGAGKGHTLSPSDYYFRSTPVFETSSPKYAWLNRTVAIGVGRLSGVGKVAYRIYAIK, from the coding sequence ATGCAGAAATTCATTATCACGCTTTTCATCCTTTCCACTTGCATTCAGCAGCAGCTATTTTCGCAGGAACTGAAATCTGAATTTATTTTCGACTTTGAGCTCGAATTGTCGGCGCCACAAATGGTGGGCAAGGTATTGCCCGGCACCCGCGTCATCTATCCCGTCAACGGCGGTACTGTGAAAGGTAAGGTCAACGGGAAAGTGCTGCCTGGCGGCGGGGAATGGGGGATCGTTGCTGATTCCCTCACTTTTAAAATGGACGTTCGCGCCACGATCCAGACAGACGACGGGGCGCTGATCTACATTGCGTACAAGGGATACCTGTTCGCCGACGCGAAAACCAATGCCGTTATCGGCGCTGGAAAAGGGCATACGCTTTCACCGTCGGATTATTATTTCCGGTCGACCCCCGTTTTCGAGACCAGTTCCCCGAAATACGCCTGGCTGAACCGTACCGTTGCTATCGGGGTGGGGCGGTTGAGCGGCGTGGGGAAAGTTGCGTATAGGATTTATGCGATTAAATAG
- a CDS encoding RDD family protein codes for MYTQTEENVLGEEIVLTEASTGKRFANFLIDLAVFYATIFLIALVATVIFGPELFDYEETSANSLLDRVITLILYGIFLGLVEGLCKGKTLGKLITKTRAVNADGSPVDFAHGFKRGLVRMVPFNGLSAFGSPCYPWHDKWTNTLVIDEKQSTVPNESGN; via the coding sequence ATGTATACCCAAACTGAAGAAAACGTACTCGGCGAAGAAATCGTGTTGACCGAAGCCTCCACCGGTAAACGATTCGCCAATTTCCTGATCGACCTGGCAGTTTTCTATGCCACCATTTTCCTCATCGCCCTCGTCGCTACCGTGATTTTCGGCCCGGAATTATTCGATTATGAAGAAACTTCCGCCAATTCACTGCTCGACAGGGTGATCACGCTGATCCTTTACGGCATCTTCCTCGGCCTTGTCGAAGGGCTCTGTAAAGGAAAAACCCTCGGTAAACTGATCACCAAAACCCGCGCCGTGAATGCAGACGGCAGTCCCGTTGATTTCGCACATGGATTTAAGCGCGGCCTGGTGCGCATGGTCCCCTTCAACGGATTAAGCGCCTTCGGCAGCCCTTGCTACCCCTGGCACGACAAATGGACGAACACCCTGGTGATCGACGAAAAACAAAGCACCGTCCCCAACGAATCCGGCAACTGA
- a CDS encoding MarC family protein, producing MFSIDQIVTVSFTLFAVIDILGSIPVLLSLKEKIGEINAVKATLASGVLMVAFLLGGKAFLNLMSVDLQSFAVAGSIVIFIIGLEMILGIEFFKSDQDTKTGSLVPIAFPLIAGSGTLTTIMSLKADFGDYNILAGIVLNLLIIYIVLRSLSYIERILGKAGLMVLRKFFGVILLAIAVRIFKSNIGTL from the coding sequence ATGTTCAGTATCGACCAGATCGTTACCGTTAGTTTTACCCTGTTTGCCGTGATCGATATCCTGGGGTCTATCCCGGTTTTGCTGTCGCTAAAGGAAAAGATCGGGGAAATCAATGCCGTGAAGGCCACCCTGGCTTCCGGCGTATTGATGGTGGCGTTTTTATTGGGCGGAAAGGCGTTCCTGAACCTGATGAGCGTAGACCTGCAATCGTTCGCCGTGGCGGGTTCCATCGTGATCTTCATCATCGGCCTGGAAATGATCCTGGGGATCGAGTTCTTCAAAAGCGACCAGGACACCAAGACCGGGAGCCTCGTTCCCATCGCCTTCCCCCTCATCGCCGGCTCGGGCACCCTCACCACCATCATGTCGCTCAAAGCCGATTTCGGGGATTACAACATCCTGGCGGGCATCGTCCTGAACCTGCTGATCATCTACATCGTGCTCCGGTCCCTGAGCTACATCGAGCGCATCCTCGGAAAAGCAGGCCTGATGGTGCTCCGCAAGTTTTTCGGGGTGATATTGCTGGCCATTGCGGTACGTATTTTCAAAAGCAACATCGGCACTTTATAA